Proteins encoded in a region of the Methylobacterium radiotolerans JCM 2831 genome:
- a CDS encoding glycosyltransferase, whose protein sequence is MTASGADAGGARAAPGRRRIYLDQTHLRDHVTGIERVTLDLFAPDRLAPHAVRPVTAGSLPGMIAAQQLGLPARALTDRDALFLFPGFPPGPLCAVAASRCLLYVHDTFLLTRKEDLSLRSRLYMSPSFALALRWCPNLFVNSRTTGADVRALCARRARVALLRPPVRDAFGLEDLPGPAAYAPGRTLRILAIGTIEPRKNYPATLALTAALIRAGIPAELHLVGRVGWGRHAFLEAPPPFLHRHGYLTDAELRALAGSCHLLLSTSKAEGLGLPLLEVQHGGLPVVAPDDPVFREVLGGSALLIRPEQPDAAACALAGWIRDGALARAAGMSRANVARWNAAAAEDGARFQRFLAGDPAAYDALESIVAHEGDG, encoded by the coding sequence GTGACGGCGAGCGGCGCAGATGCGGGCGGCGCGCGGGCGGCGCCGGGGCGGCGGCGGATCTACCTCGATCAGACCCATCTGCGCGACCACGTAACGGGGATCGAGCGGGTCACCCTCGACCTGTTCGCTCCCGACCGGCTCGCCCCGCACGCGGTGCGGCCGGTGACCGCGGGCTCCCTGCCCGGCATGATCGCCGCGCAGCAGCTCGGACTGCCGGCGCGGGCGCTGACGGATCGGGACGCCCTGTTCCTGTTCCCGGGCTTCCCGCCCGGGCCGCTCTGCGCCGTCGCGGCGTCGCGCTGCCTGCTCTACGTCCACGACACCTTCCTGCTCACGCGGAAGGAGGATCTGAGCCTGCGCAGCCGGCTCTACATGAGCCCGAGCTTCGCCCTGGCCCTGCGCTGGTGCCCGAACCTGTTCGTCAACAGCCGCACCACCGGGGCGGACGTGCGCGCGCTCTGTGCCAGGCGCGCCCGCGTCGCGCTGCTGCGGCCGCCCGTCCGCGACGCCTTCGGCCTGGAGGACCTGCCCGGACCGGCGGCCTACGCGCCGGGCCGGACGCTGCGGATCCTGGCCATCGGCACCATCGAGCCGCGCAAGAACTATCCGGCGACCCTCGCGCTGACGGCGGCGCTGATCCGCGCCGGCATCCCGGCGGAACTCCATCTCGTCGGCCGGGTCGGCTGGGGGCGGCACGCCTTCCTGGAGGCACCGCCGCCGTTCCTGCACCGCCACGGATACCTCACCGACGCCGAACTGCGCGCCCTCGCGGGCTCGTGCCACCTGCTGCTCTCCACCTCCAAGGCGGAGGGGCTCGGCCTGCCGCTGCTGGAGGTGCAGCACGGCGGCCTGCCGGTGGTGGCGCCGGACGACCCGGTCTTCCGCGAGGTGCTGGGCGGGTCGGCCCTGCTGATCCGGCCGGAGCAGCCCGACGCGGCCGCGTGCGCCCTCGCCGGGTGGATCCGCGACGGCGCCCTGGCCCGCGCCGCCGGGATGAGTCGGGCCAACGTCGCGCGCTGGAACGCGGCCGCGGCCGAGGACGGGGCGCGCTTCCAGCGCTTCCTGGCCGGCGATCCCGCGGCCTACGATGCGCTGGAGTCAATTGTCGCACACGAGGGCGATGGCTGA
- a CDS encoding glycosyltransferase — translation MSPPAHGVVGWPLGRRAHAPSRPGSLPDGRPWPRIRVVTVARADAALAGTVASVLRQGYPEVRHDVLDPTAGRAAAARVLADPDPELLFWLRAGDLLAPGALTALALEAALTGAHAVAGLRVLFDAAVRGLDGPGAAEDAQGPVPAADGILWRRGALAAGALLDADGVLDAASAWSAIPENRRSLIGRPVLLRRLDAPLPPPAAGLSIVSLTGTGTRGGAGVAQRRLAEALTLAGHRVAEVTLSGRPEAAEWSDEFPRAEAAVAAAAPDLVLAGNLHGATRSLDVVGRLARRVPVGLVLHDLFPLTGRCAHPRDCGRAASGCDAACPGPDEYPELAPGRIAGMHGRKRAVLAGASPGSPTESSAPWLLANSDWTLARARELAPPGSVVEPVRLAFPTAVFRPGDRAALRRTLGLPPDEVLILVSSVIVDGPDKGFADLRAALQAVAGPGVGVVAIGRLDDPARLGVANLFAPGLIADEAVLAAWYGACDLHVTASRHETLGQTPIEAGLCGVPTLAYRTSGLTSAVIDGVSGRLVPVRPGALAEALAALVGDREARTRLGAFARIALESRYSPAASALSLDAVFRRRGLPSAATGPRFAPEMLGHFPFAAALRPGAAGTVPTVSRPLVRRLRRAKQMVFGRRMPLLVRRCLYLAGALRRSTP, via the coding sequence ATGTCACCGCCCGCCCACGGCGTCGTCGGCTGGCCGCTCGGGCGCCGCGCCCACGCGCCGTCCCGCCCCGGGTCGCTGCCCGACGGGCGTCCGTGGCCGCGGATCCGCGTCGTGACGGTGGCCCGCGCGGATGCCGCCCTGGCCGGGACCGTGGCGTCGGTTCTGCGCCAGGGCTACCCGGAGGTGCGGCACGACGTGCTGGACCCGACGGCCGGCCGCGCGGCCGCGGCGCGGGTTTTGGCGGATCCCGACCCGGAGCTTCTGTTCTGGCTCCGCGCCGGCGACCTGCTCGCGCCGGGCGCGCTGACCGCCCTGGCGCTGGAGGCCGCGCTCACCGGCGCCCACGCGGTGGCGGGGCTGCGCGTCCTGTTCGACGCCGCCGTCCGCGGCCTCGACGGCCCTGGGGCCGCGGAGGACGCGCAAGGTCCGGTGCCGGCGGCAGACGGCATTCTCTGGCGGCGGGGCGCCCTCGCGGCCGGCGCGCTCCTCGATGCCGACGGCGTGCTCGACGCCGCCTCCGCCTGGTCGGCGATTCCCGAGAACCGGCGCAGTCTGATCGGCCGCCCGGTGCTGCTCCGCAGGCTCGACGCGCCGCTGCCCCCGCCCGCCGCCGGCCTGTCGATCGTGTCGCTGACCGGCACCGGCACCCGGGGGGGCGCGGGCGTGGCCCAGCGCCGCCTGGCCGAGGCGCTCACGCTCGCGGGCCATAGGGTCGCGGAGGTGACGCTGAGCGGGCGCCCCGAGGCCGCCGAATGGAGCGACGAGTTCCCGCGGGCGGAGGCCGCGGTCGCGGCGGCCGCCCCCGATCTCGTCCTCGCCGGCAACCTGCACGGCGCCACCCGCAGCCTCGACGTTGTCGGCCGCCTCGCGCGGCGGGTGCCTGTCGGCCTCGTGCTGCACGACCTCTTCCCCCTGACCGGCCGGTGTGCCCACCCCCGCGACTGCGGGCGCGCCGCGTCCGGCTGCGACGCCGCCTGCCCCGGCCCGGACGAGTACCCGGAGCTGGCGCCCGGCCGGATCGCCGGGATGCACGGCCGCAAGCGCGCAGTGCTCGCCGGCGCCTCGCCCGGGTCACCGACCGAGTCCTCCGCGCCCTGGCTGCTGGCCAATTCCGACTGGACGCTGGCGCGGGCCCGCGAACTGGCACCGCCCGGCAGCGTGGTCGAGCCCGTCCGGCTGGCCTTCCCGACCGCCGTGTTCCGGCCGGGCGATCGCGCCGCGCTGCGCCGCACGCTCGGCCTGCCGCCCGACGAGGTCCTGATCCTCGTTTCGTCGGTCATCGTCGACGGGCCCGACAAGGGCTTCGCCGACCTCCGGGCCGCGCTTCAGGCCGTCGCGGGGCCCGGCGTCGGCGTGGTGGCGATCGGCCGGCTCGACGACCCGGCCCGGCTCGGCGTCGCGAACCTGTTCGCGCCCGGCCTCATCGCCGACGAGGCGGTCCTGGCCGCGTGGTACGGAGCCTGCGACCTCCACGTCACCGCCAGCCGCCACGAGACCCTCGGGCAGACGCCCATCGAGGCCGGGCTGTGCGGGGTGCCGACGCTCGCCTACCGCACCTCCGGCCTGACCTCCGCGGTGATCGACGGCGTGTCGGGTCGCCTCGTGCCGGTGCGGCCCGGCGCCCTCGCGGAGGCGCTGGCCGCGCTGGTCGGCGACCGCGAGGCCCGCACACGGCTCGGCGCCTTCGCGCGCATCGCCCTGGAGAGCCGCTACAGCCCGGCCGCGTCGGCGCTGTCGCTGGACGCCGTCTTCCGGCGTCGGGGTCTGCCGAGCGCCGCGACGGGCCCGCGCTTCGCCCCCGAGATGCTCGGACACTTCCCGTTCGCGGCGGCCCTGCGGCCGGGCGCGGCCGGCACCGTCCCGACGGTCTCGCGCCCGCTCGTGCGCCGCCTGCGGCGGGCCAAGCAGATGGTCTTCGGGCGGCGGATGCCGCTCCTCGTGCGCCGGTGCCTCTACCTCGCCGGCGCGCTGCGCCGGAGCACGCCGTGA
- a CDS encoding GumC family protein, which produces MFDFSTRMSGEQPVRMVLPQVAPPTDSRVILRRLWRGSGFIVLGGLFMVAVAVALLGLIPPRYTSSIQVLVDPSDLRVVENDVNARQPQADSGVSIAESQVRVIQSDSVLRRVIAKLHLDQDDEFVLPDGNNPTLTWIKGALGMLPPPASRDPVITALDTLQNRLTVRRAERTFVIDVSVQSRDPEKAARIANAVGDAYFAEEAAARTETARRASDALAGRLNSLKRDVEQAESAVVRYREDHKLVAASGRLLTDQQLGDLNQQLVTASIKTAEAKSRLEQARRMRSSDPSTALPEMLQSLEMQALRQQYATLSRNTAELATRLGERHPAMAEQYAQQRDLQRLIQREKERIIETTQKDYDRAAASEAAIRANLDRVKNETASSDRAYVGLRELERTLDARRGIYEAYLKRAREASEQERLNTTNVRIISAAVPARQRTFPPSPKIVLPVALVLGLLLGGGIALLLGADSDRRRSLRAATRPAASFRAADA; this is translated from the coding sequence ATGTTCGACTTCTCGACACGGATGAGCGGCGAGCAGCCCGTCCGGATGGTGCTGCCGCAGGTCGCGCCGCCGACCGATAGCCGCGTGATCCTGCGGCGCCTGTGGCGCGGCAGCGGCTTCATCGTGCTGGGCGGCCTGTTCATGGTCGCGGTGGCGGTGGCGCTCCTCGGCCTGATCCCGCCGCGCTACACGTCGAGCATCCAGGTCCTGGTCGATCCGAGCGACCTGCGCGTCGTCGAGAACGACGTGAACGCGCGCCAGCCCCAGGCCGATAGCGGCGTGTCGATCGCCGAGAGCCAGGTGCGGGTGATCCAGTCGGACAGCGTCCTGCGCCGGGTGATCGCCAAGCTCCACCTCGACCAGGACGACGAGTTCGTCCTGCCGGACGGCAACAACCCGACGCTGACCTGGATCAAGGGCGCGCTGGGCATGCTGCCCCCGCCGGCGAGCCGCGACCCGGTCATCACCGCCCTCGACACGCTGCAGAACCGCCTCACCGTCCGGCGGGCCGAGCGGACCTTCGTGATCGACGTCTCGGTGCAGTCCCGCGATCCCGAGAAGGCCGCCCGCATCGCCAACGCCGTCGGCGACGCCTACTTCGCCGAGGAGGCCGCGGCCCGGACCGAGACCGCGCGGCGCGCCTCCGACGCCCTGGCGGGGCGGCTCAACAGCCTCAAGCGCGACGTCGAGCAGGCCGAGAGCGCCGTGGTGCGCTACCGCGAGGACCACAAGCTCGTGGCCGCCAGCGGCCGCCTGCTCACCGACCAGCAGCTCGGCGACCTGAACCAGCAGCTCGTCACCGCCTCGATCAAGACCGCCGAGGCCAAGTCGCGCCTCGAGCAGGCGCGCCGGATGCGCTCGTCGGATCCCAGCACCGCCCTGCCGGAGATGCTGCAGAGCCTGGAGATGCAGGCCCTGCGGCAGCAATACGCGACGCTGTCCCGCAACACCGCGGAGCTCGCCACCCGCCTCGGCGAGCGCCACCCGGCCATGGCCGAGCAGTACGCCCAGCAGCGCGACCTCCAGCGCCTGATCCAGCGCGAGAAGGAGCGGATCATCGAGACGACCCAGAAGGATTACGACCGCGCCGCCGCGAGCGAGGCGGCGATCCGGGCCAATCTCGACCGGGTGAAGAACGAGACCGCGTCCAGCGACCGGGCCTATGTCGGCCTGCGCGAGCTGGAGCGGACCCTCGACGCCCGCCGCGGCATCTACGAGGCCTACCTGAAGCGCGCCCGCGAGGCGAGCGAGCAGGAGCGGCTCAACACCACCAACGTCCGGATCATCTCGGCCGCGGTGCCGGCGCGCCAGCGGACCTTCCCGCCCTCGCCCAAGATCGTCCTGCCGGTGGCGCTGGTCCTCGGCCTGCTGCTCGGCGGCGGCATCGCCCTGCTGCTGGGCGCCGACAGCGACCGGCGCCGCAGCCTGCGCGCCGCTACCCGGCCGGCCGCGAGCTTCCGGGCCGCCGATGCGTGA